A genomic region of Rhodohalobacter sp. 614A contains the following coding sequences:
- a CDS encoding RidA family protein — protein sequence MMKKIVKTDKAPSAIGPYSQAVIINNTLYCSGQIALDPQTMEMVGDSVEDQTKQVMINIEQILRAAGSNFSKVVKCSIFLDNMDDFKIVNEIYGNYFKENPPARETVEVSTLPKNAKVEISCIAFI from the coding sequence ATGATGAAAAAAATTGTTAAAACGGATAAAGCTCCATCCGCAATTGGTCCGTATAGCCAGGCAGTTATAATTAATAACACTCTGTATTGTTCCGGTCAGATTGCCTTAGATCCCCAAACAATGGAAATGGTTGGTGACAGTGTTGAAGACCAAACAAAACAGGTGATGATAAATATTGAACAGATTTTACGCGCAGCCGGCAGTAACTTCAGCAAAGTTGTTAAATGCTCGATATTTCTGGATAATATGGACGATTTTAAAATCGTCAACGAAATTTACGGCAACTATTTTAAAGAAAATCCGCCTGCACGAGAGACAGTTGAGGTGAGCACATTACCCAAAAACGCGAAGGTAGAAATTAGTTGTATCGCTTTTATCTGA
- a CDS encoding M23 family metallopeptidase, translated as MFARNLKILVLVLGLLMLANSQIMSQPLPFLEDSVTYAWPTDATHQISSTFGETRSAHLHAGLDIRTWGQEGYNVFATRDGIVYRIATGPHGYGNVVYLKHKDGSYSVYAHLNRFEPELQAFVDSIRMTDYSSAIDEIVEADSITYKKGEVIAFSGSTGIGPPHLHFELRTPDHEPFNPLLTNIRVTDNIPPVFRQLGIEFLDSGSLKPDGFEIINARRNGNLYDFGSVTVNQPIGLAVNVHDRANQTPNVYAVHTLTLVYEADTLYHSSVDQFSYEETGQMFLDRSYLMLAQTRRGFQRLYRVAGNKLPIYKILKNEGVLTFEDGTYPLRIIASDIYGNRTTAAVTIRVNNYEGPEKITHVPTYPVPSQTQKPFAISWNKILLNDETPLLANAEDIDFEIQKNETPIRFSSTSSIEKKLTPGVKQIFHTPDQRLWVEFPKDALYDTLDLHLDILQMDDEIQFNFSPDRLPIDGQIYFNYILPEDLKENPHLGLFSADKFRNRLYFMGAVNSDGYIRSSMREISSLVIMEDDTPPWVGMPEFGKNLAGNWIVKIPAIDRQTGIDYRSSIITVNGQRGIVEYDPDINSLSYYLPGFTPSKENNIEAEVFDGMGNRSSRTASLSF; from the coding sequence AAGATTCTGTAACATACGCGTGGCCTACGGATGCTACCCATCAAATTTCATCCACTTTTGGAGAAACCCGATCAGCGCATTTACATGCCGGATTGGATATCCGAACCTGGGGACAAGAAGGATATAACGTCTTCGCAACCCGTGACGGCATAGTCTATCGAATTGCCACCGGTCCGCATGGATATGGAAATGTTGTCTATCTCAAACATAAAGATGGATCTTACTCTGTCTACGCCCACCTTAATCGGTTTGAACCCGAACTCCAGGCATTTGTAGATTCAATTCGAATGACTGATTACTCCTCAGCAATTGATGAAATTGTTGAAGCGGATTCCATTACTTATAAAAAAGGCGAAGTCATTGCTTTCTCAGGTTCTACCGGAATCGGCCCGCCACATCTCCATTTTGAACTCCGAACCCCGGATCACGAACCATTCAATCCACTTCTGACAAATATCAGGGTTACAGATAATATCCCTCCCGTATTTCGACAACTTGGCATTGAATTCCTGGACTCAGGTTCCTTGAAACCCGATGGATTCGAAATTATAAATGCCCGAAGAAATGGTAATCTATATGATTTTGGAAGTGTTACGGTCAATCAACCCATTGGTCTTGCTGTAAATGTTCATGACCGTGCCAATCAGACCCCAAATGTCTATGCCGTTCATACACTGACATTGGTTTATGAAGCGGATACACTTTATCATTCCAGTGTGGATCAGTTTTCATATGAAGAAACCGGACAAATGTTTTTAGACCGGTCTTACTTGATGTTGGCTCAAACACGCAGGGGATTTCAGCGATTGTACCGTGTAGCTGGAAACAAGCTTCCCATTTATAAAATTTTAAAAAATGAAGGTGTCCTAACGTTTGAAGACGGCACTTATCCACTTCGAATTATCGCTTCGGATATTTACGGCAATAGAACCACGGCTGCCGTAACAATTCGTGTGAATAATTATGAGGGACCCGAAAAAATCACCCATGTTCCAACTTATCCGGTCCCGTCACAAACGCAAAAACCATTTGCAATCAGCTGGAACAAAATACTTCTGAATGATGAAACGCCACTATTGGCGAACGCTGAAGATATTGACTTTGAAATCCAGAAGAATGAAACCCCGATTCGCTTCAGTTCTACCTCTTCAATCGAAAAAAAACTCACGCCCGGTGTAAAACAAATTTTTCATACTCCGGATCAGAGATTGTGGGTCGAATTCCCCAAAGATGCACTTTACGACACACTTGATCTTCATTTGGACATCCTTCAAATGGACGATGAAATTCAATTCAATTTTTCGCCGGACAGGCTTCCGATAGATGGACAAATTTATTTCAATTACATTCTCCCTGAAGATTTAAAAGAGAACCCACATCTTGGACTCTTTTCAGCTGACAAGTTCAGAAATCGGCTTTATTTTATGGGAGCCGTGAACTCTGATGGATATATTCGATCATCTATGCGGGAAATAAGCAGTCTTGTGATTATGGAAGATGACACTCCTCCCTGGGTTGGAATGCCGGAATTTGGTAAAAATCTCGCTGGAAACTGGATCGTAAAAATCCCAGCGATAGATCGCCAAACCGGCATAGATTATCGCTCGTCAATCATTACTGTAAATGGGCAAAGGGGAATTGTTGAATATGATCCTGACATAAATTCCCTCAGTTACTACCTCCCCGGATTTACTCCTTCAAAAGAAAATAATATAGAAGCAGAAGTTTTTGACGGCATGGGAAATCGGTCATCAAGAACGGCATCCCTTTCTTTTTAA